From Maniola hyperantus chromosome 28, iAphHyp1.2, whole genome shotgun sequence, one genomic window encodes:
- the LOC138404395 gene encoding uncharacterized protein gives MELEQLDTILVQLNQLRTYLVKIGPSRRKGDLLVKKYSEANKCYNSYLEVIGIVQEKFDKNEYTQDTQKYVLGIKYKVESLYRDIFNLCNFQETSTDKMESKVSFDLKTAVNLLPIMTDDESVTQKLIDAIELYNSMLNTETKCLLVNFILKTRLSRNAKLRLNTKYDDVESLLRDMKLHLLTKKSDVALQSKLQSTVQANKSIEEFGQEIEKLFVELTISQADGEPSKYEILRPLNEKNAIKRFADGLRSQKLSTIIAARNYSTLKDAIRAAEDESLVNPPPPFMTYQRGQFRGRRGYNNFNRGRPQYYPRSYYNNSYHNNDHFHNNSQRYSYYNRGFSSARNAFRGANPTRGRGVTYQWQNNNRSSRGAFTNRNQRKINYAAPSSTENNESSEKFFRP, from the coding sequence AATTAGATACTATATTAGTGCAATTAAATCAATTAAGGACTTATTTAGTGAAAATCGGACCTAGTAGAAGAAAAGGGGACTTGTTAGTGAAAAAGTACAGTGAGGcaaataaatgttataatagttatttagaAGTAATAGGGATAGTACAAGAAAAATTCGATAAAAACGAGTATACACAGGACACTCAAAAATATGTATTAGGAATTAAATATAAGGTAGAGAGTTTATATagggatatttttaatttgtgtaattttcAGGAAACTTCCACAGACAAGATGGAGAGTAAGGTAAGTTTTGATTTGAAAACCGCGGTAAACTTGTTGCCTATTATGACCGACGATGAAAGTGTTACGCAAAAATTAATAGATGCAATTGAACTTTATAATTCGATGTTAAATACCGAAACTAAATGCTTACTTGTGAATTTTATCTTGAAAACACGCCTTTCGCGTAATGCTAAGCTACGCCTTAATACAAAATACGACGATGTAGAATCTTTATTGCGGGACATGAAATTGCATCTGTTAACTAAAAAATCCGATGTAGCGTTACAAAGTAAACTACAATCGACCGTTCAGGCCAATAAGTCGATTGAAGAATTTGGACaggaaattgaaaaattattcgTAGAATTAACGATTTCACAGGCTGACGGAGAGCCGTCAAAATACGAAATTTTGCGGccattaaatgaaaaaaatgctaTAAAACGGTTTGCAGATGGATTGCGGAGCCAAAAATTAAGCACGATCATAGCCGCACGCAACTATAGCACTCTGAAAGATGCAATAAGAGCAGCGGAGGACGAATCCTTAGTGAATCCTCCTCCTCCTTTCATGACATATCAAAGAGGTCAATTTCGTGGTAGACGTGgttataataactttaatagggGAAGGCCACAATATTATCCaaggtcatattataataattcgtaTCATAACAACGATCACTTTCATAATAATTCCCAAAGATATTCCTATTATAATCGTGGTTTTTCATCTGCCAGAAATGCGTTCAGGGGTGCAAACCCAACTCGAGGTCGTGGTGTTACATATCAATGGCAAAATAACAATAGGAGTTCACGAGGAGCTTTTACAAATAGGAATCAGAGGAAAATAAATTATGCTGCTCCTTCGTCAACTGAAAACAACGAGAGTTCAGAAAAATTTTTTCGTCcctaa